The following proteins are encoded in a genomic region of Trichocoleus desertorum ATA4-8-CV12:
- the murI gene encoding glutamate racemase produces MHSSVSNHSQPNSSSERDQLHLEHPASLEPNLPATFATERQRAYIGVFDSGVGGITVLREMYRQLPNESILYFGDTARLPYGTRSQAEILQFVREILAWMVQQGVKMAIMACNTSSALALETVRREFKIPILGLILPGARAAVQQGRRIGVIATPATAASNAYRRAVLEIEDTAEVWQVGCPEFVPLVEQNRISDPYTYEVAQEYLAPLLQHQIDTLVYGCTHYPHLAPVLRTLLPPSVKLVDPAVSVVAAAAQELELLGLRNTRLPMPTRFCVSSNPDQFAQVSVQWLGFTPIVEKINLPEVLSQPVS; encoded by the coding sequence ATGCATTCATCCGTGTCTAATCACTCCCAACCAAACTCATCCTCCGAACGCGACCAGCTCCACTTAGAGCATCCAGCCAGCTTAGAACCCAATCTACCTGCTACGTTTGCTACAGAACGACAACGTGCCTATATTGGCGTATTTGACAGCGGGGTGGGAGGAATCACAGTTTTGCGAGAGATGTATCGGCAGTTGCCTAACGAGTCGATTCTCTATTTTGGAGACACCGCGCGTCTGCCCTATGGAACGCGATCGCAAGCCGAGATTTTGCAGTTCGTGCGAGAGATTTTGGCTTGGATGGTGCAGCAAGGGGTCAAAATGGCCATCATGGCTTGCAACACCAGCTCAGCCCTGGCTTTAGAAACAGTCCGGCGGGAATTTAAAATCCCCATTCTAGGCTTGATTTTGCCAGGAGCCCGGGCCGCAGTTCAACAGGGGCGTCGGATCGGGGTGATTGCAACTCCTGCAACTGCCGCTAGCAATGCCTATCGGCGTGCTGTCCTCGAAATTGAAGACACGGCTGAAGTGTGGCAGGTGGGGTGTCCAGAGTTTGTCCCGTTAGTAGAACAAAATCGGATTAGCGATCCTTACACTTATGAAGTCGCTCAGGAGTATTTAGCACCGCTATTGCAGCACCAAATTGATACCCTCGTTTATGGCTGCACTCATTATCCGCACCTAGCACCTGTCCTACGCACCTTACTGCCGCCATCGGTAAAGCTAGTTGATCCAGCCGTGAGTGTGGTAGCTGCCGCCGCCCAAGAGTTAGAGCTGTTGGGATTGAGAAACACGCGGCTACCGATGCCCACTCGCTTTTGTGTCAGCAGCAACCCCGACCAGTTTGCCCAAGTTTCTGTACAGTGGCTCGGTTTCACACCAATTGTAGAAAAAATTAATTTACCAGAAGTACTCAGTCAGCCAGTTTCTTGA
- a CDS encoding N-acetylmuramoyl-L-alanine amidase: protein MRLHWLLPSFLGIILLSSPAEAARLQSWQFDANQNRLDFTTDDGVQPRAQLIANPTRLVIDLPGTKVGGALRNRQVGGGIRSIRVGQFDPQTTRIVIELTPGYTLDPQQVKFRGRSANQWSVQLPTPQPVASSGNSGVVVPSSSPVTPTPTAAQPVVTGATTQIQNVQVTPDGIFVRTTGRAPEVAVNRSNNGQQIEISLKGTAISPRLTQRTISVNRYGVGQLQVSQAQTSPPVARITLNVARTSPDWQATASNLGGVVLVPTGGVTAATAESQRPTPDNSRPVPTTSDPDTNQVATIDAVDLENNGNQLVIRANRPLTYTTGWDRTSGLYRITVSSARLAEQVRGPKLDATSALLRVRLRQEDPRTVAILVQPAAGVQIGDVNQPSNQILALQLQRSRPTPVVPPGSPVGSIPVPPPTTTNSPITNIPRNPNGRLVVVIDPGHGGPDPGAVGIGGLQEKGLVLDISRQVAARLGQQGVQVVMTREDDRDLDLEPRVVLAERANASLFVSIHANAISMSRPDVNGLETYYYSSGERLARTIHNNVLQGTGARDRGVRSARFYVLRRTSMPSVLVEVGFVTGAEDAARLSTSSYRTQMADAIARGVLQYIQQNF from the coding sequence GTGAGGCTTCACTGGCTATTACCCAGTTTTCTGGGCATTATTCTGCTGTCGTCCCCTGCAGAAGCGGCTAGACTACAGTCTTGGCAATTTGATGCCAACCAAAATCGACTTGACTTTACCACCGATGATGGCGTTCAACCGAGAGCCCAGCTGATTGCGAATCCCACTCGCTTGGTAATTGATTTACCAGGGACCAAAGTGGGTGGAGCCCTCAGGAATCGACAGGTAGGTGGAGGGATTCGTTCGATTCGAGTGGGACAGTTCGACCCTCAAACCACTCGGATCGTGATTGAACTGACGCCAGGTTACACCCTTGATCCGCAGCAAGTGAAATTCCGGGGTCGTTCTGCCAACCAATGGTCTGTGCAGCTGCCTACTCCCCAGCCTGTGGCTTCATCCGGCAACTCTGGTGTGGTAGTACCCAGTAGCTCACCTGTCACCCCTACCCCTACCGCAGCTCAGCCCGTGGTCACAGGAGCCACCACTCAAATTCAGAATGTGCAGGTGACACCCGATGGCATTTTTGTCCGGACTACAGGTCGGGCACCGGAAGTTGCAGTCAACCGCAGTAATAATGGGCAGCAAATTGAAATTTCCCTCAAAGGGACGGCCATTTCTCCGAGGTTGACGCAGCGAACCATCTCAGTTAACCGTTATGGGGTGGGTCAACTACAGGTTAGTCAAGCGCAAACGTCACCTCCGGTCGCTCGGATCACCCTGAATGTCGCGAGGACTAGCCCCGATTGGCAGGCTACAGCGAGTAACTTAGGTGGCGTTGTTCTGGTGCCAACAGGTGGTGTGACGGCTGCGACAGCAGAGAGCCAACGTCCTACACCTGACAACTCGCGCCCAGTGCCAACCACGAGTGATCCTGATACGAATCAAGTCGCCACGATTGATGCCGTTGATCTAGAAAATAATGGCAACCAACTCGTGATTCGGGCCAATCGCCCATTGACCTATACGACTGGCTGGGATCGCACTTCGGGGCTGTATCGCATCACTGTTTCCTCAGCTCGTTTGGCGGAGCAAGTTCGCGGGCCCAAGCTGGATGCTACTAGTGCTTTGTTACGAGTGCGATTGCGGCAAGAAGACCCGCGCACAGTGGCGATTTTGGTGCAGCCAGCAGCAGGTGTGCAAATTGGTGACGTTAATCAACCTAGCAACCAAATTCTGGCTTTACAGCTGCAACGCTCTCGCCCTACACCCGTGGTACCTCCGGGTAGCCCAGTGGGTTCTATTCCGGTGCCTCCGCCAACCACAACCAATTCCCCCATCACCAACATACCGAGAAACCCAAATGGGCGGCTGGTGGTCGTTATTGATCCAGGGCATGGTGGCCCTGACCCAGGCGCTGTTGGTATCGGTGGTTTACAGGAAAAGGGACTGGTGCTAGACATTTCCCGTCAGGTGGCCGCGAGATTGGGGCAACAAGGTGTGCAAGTCGTGATGACTCGTGAGGACGATCGCGACTTAGATTTAGAACCGCGAGTGGTCTTAGCGGAGCGAGCCAACGCCAGTTTATTTGTGAGCATTCATGCCAACGCAATTAGCATGAGTCGCCCCGATGTCAATGGACTCGAAACCTACTACTACAGCAGTGGTGAGCGGCTAGCTCGGACGATTCATAATAATGTGCTTCAGGGAACTGGGGCTCGCGATCGCGGGGTTCGCTCCGCTAGATTCTACGTTCTGCGTAGAACGTCCATGCCTTCAGTTCTGGTAGAAGTAGGGTTTGTCACCGGGGCAGAGGATGCGGCTAGACTCTCAACGTCTAGTTATCGCACCCAAATGGCTGACGCGATCGCCCGTGGTGTTCTACAGTACATCCAGCAAAACTTTTAG
- a CDS encoding cation:proton antiporter, with amino-acid sequence MADLTAWIASSIFSIPFVLPANPLLATATETESSALVLAGVLLSLVVVYLASKIGGELCARINLPPVLGELLGGVVVGISALHLLVFPEGGADSSTSVVMNFMQMTTGLGTESIASLFAAQSEVISVLAELGVVILLFEIGLESNLKELIRVGPQAAVVAVVGVAAPFAAGTAGLITLFGVPTVPAIFAGAALTATSIGITARVLAEIQRLNSREGQIIIGAAVLDDVLGIIVLAVVASLAKTGEIEVTNVIYLIVSATVFLVGSILLGRFLSPFFVSLVNQLKTRGQLLISALIFAFILSYVAAAIQLEAILGAFAAGLILAETEKRSELEEQVIPIADMLVPIFFVTVGARTDIGVLNPAIPSNREGLAMAAFLVLVAIVGKVITGLTVFGQPNINRLAIGVGMIPRGEVGLVFAGVGSASGILSKPLEAAIIVMVILTTFLAPPLLRVVFQTESDSSTDEATDFALEASQAQPLSGNLETQSDRTEVVETLEPTPEPGQH; translated from the coding sequence ATGGCTGATCTTACTGCCTGGATAGCCTCCTCAATTTTCTCCATTCCTTTTGTTCTGCCCGCCAATCCATTGCTAGCAACAGCAACCGAAACTGAGAGCAGCGCCCTTGTACTCGCAGGGGTCTTGCTCAGCTTAGTTGTGGTTTATTTAGCCAGCAAAATTGGCGGCGAACTTTGCGCTCGAATTAACTTACCCCCAGTCCTAGGAGAGCTGCTGGGTGGTGTAGTGGTGGGTATTTCAGCACTGCATCTGTTGGTATTTCCGGAAGGTGGAGCAGATAGTTCTACCTCCGTGGTCATGAATTTCATGCAAATGACAACAGGCTTGGGGACCGAATCGATCGCCAGCCTGTTTGCTGCCCAAAGCGAAGTTATTTCTGTCCTCGCTGAACTGGGTGTCGTAATTTTGCTATTTGAAATTGGCCTGGAATCAAACTTAAAAGAACTGATTCGGGTTGGTCCTCAAGCCGCAGTAGTCGCTGTGGTCGGAGTTGCTGCGCCCTTTGCCGCAGGCACCGCTGGACTGATTACCCTCTTTGGTGTGCCCACGGTTCCGGCGATCTTTGCGGGAGCAGCCCTGACGGCTACAAGTATCGGGATTACTGCAAGAGTTTTGGCGGAAATTCAGCGCCTCAACTCCCGTGAAGGCCAGATCATCATTGGTGCGGCGGTCTTAGATGACGTGCTTGGCATCATCGTTCTCGCGGTGGTTGCTAGCTTAGCGAAAACTGGAGAAATCGAAGTCACAAATGTGATTTATCTGATTGTGAGTGCCACCGTTTTCTTGGTGGGCTCGATTCTTCTGGGTCGCTTTCTCAGTCCCTTCTTCGTTTCCTTAGTCAATCAGCTAAAGACACGCGGTCAACTGCTAATTTCGGCCTTAATCTTTGCCTTTATTCTGTCCTATGTTGCAGCGGCAATTCAGCTAGAAGCCATTCTGGGAGCATTTGCAGCAGGCTTAATTCTGGCAGAAACGGAAAAACGCAGCGAGCTGGAAGAACAAGTCATTCCCATCGCCGACATGCTCGTACCGATTTTCTTTGTCACGGTAGGGGCTAGAACGGATATTGGTGTCCTCAACCCAGCAATTCCCAGCAATCGGGAAGGCTTGGCGATGGCCGCCTTTTTGGTTCTGGTGGCGATCGTGGGCAAAGTTATCACTGGGTTAACTGTGTTTGGTCAGCCCAACATTAATCGGCTGGCGATCGGGGTAGGGATGATTCCACGGGGCGAAGTGGGATTAGTCTTTGCTGGCGTTGGTTCAGCTAGTGGTATTCTTTCCAAACCCTTGGAAGCGGCCATCATCGTTATGGTGATTTTGACCACATTTCTTGCTCCCCCGCTCTTACGAGTCGTCTTTCAAACTGAGTCCGACTCTTCTACAGATGAAGCAACAGACTTCGCTCTCGAAGCCAGCCAAGCTCAGCCATTGAGCGGGAACCTAGAGACGCAAAGCGATCGCACCGAGGTAGTAGAAACCTTAGAACCTACCCCTGAGCCAGGGCAACACTAG
- a CDS encoding carbon-nitrogen hydrolase family protein has protein sequence MKSYLAAAIQMNSLPNLEKNLVQAEELIDLAVRQGAELIGLPENFSFLGDEDAKLDQAEAIAVESEKFLKTMAQRFQVTILGGGFPVPVGNGKVYNTALLIDPSGQELARYEKAHLFDVDLPDGNTYRESSSVLAGMRVPPIHPSKELGQIGLSVCYDVRFPELYRHLSQMGAEVLFVPAAFTAYTGKDHWQVLLQARAIENTCYVIAPAQTGRHNTMRQSHGHAMVIDPWGVILADAGDTPGIAIASIEPARLDQVRRQMPSLQHRVFI, from the coding sequence ATGAAGTCTTATCTGGCTGCCGCCATTCAAATGAATAGTCTGCCTAATTTGGAAAAAAATTTAGTGCAGGCAGAAGAACTGATCGACCTTGCAGTGCGGCAGGGAGCCGAATTGATCGGGTTGCCAGAAAATTTTTCCTTTTTAGGGGATGAGGACGCCAAGCTGGATCAAGCAGAAGCGATCGCCGTTGAAAGCGAAAAATTCCTCAAAACGATGGCTCAGCGCTTTCAAGTCACCATTTTGGGGGGTGGCTTTCCGGTTCCTGTGGGCAACGGCAAAGTTTACAACACAGCCCTGCTAATTGATCCGAGTGGACAAGAATTGGCCCGCTACGAGAAAGCACATTTGTTTGATGTGGATCTCCCCGATGGCAATACCTACCGCGAATCTAGCAGCGTGCTTGCGGGAATGCGGGTGCCTCCCATCCATCCTTCCAAGGAGTTGGGCCAGATTGGGCTTTCCGTGTGCTACGACGTACGCTTTCCGGAGCTATATCGGCATTTGTCCCAGATGGGCGCAGAAGTGCTCTTTGTGCCCGCAGCCTTTACTGCGTATACGGGTAAAGACCATTGGCAAGTTTTGCTCCAAGCGAGGGCAATCGAAAACACTTGCTATGTAATTGCCCCAGCGCAGACAGGACGGCACAACACCATGCGGCAATCTCACGGCCATGCTATGGTCATTGACCCTTGGGGCGTGATCCTAGCTGATGCGGGGGATACACCGGGTATCGCGATCGCCTCGATTGAGCCAGCGCGTCTAGACCAAGTTCGCCGCCAAATGCCTTCCTTGCAGCATCGCGTGTTTATCTGA
- a CDS encoding HPP family protein, whose amino-acid sequence MFAKRSEGKDEKFRAWELAIATTGYSSAIAQAPMLIAPFGATCVLAFAAPESPLAQPRNIIGGHCLASLIGLTCLHLFGSEAWVMALAVATAIGCMQLTHTLHPPAGAVPLVIIMTGASWKFFFTPVLTGSILLVLCAVVFNNLADDRKYPKYWL is encoded by the coding sequence ATGTTCGCGAAGCGTTCCGAAGGAAAGGATGAAAAGTTTAGAGCGTGGGAACTTGCGATCGCCACAACAGGATACAGTTCTGCGATCGCTCAGGCTCCGATGTTAATTGCACCGTTTGGAGCTACTTGTGTTTTAGCCTTTGCCGCTCCCGAAAGCCCCCTAGCCCAACCGCGTAATATTATTGGCGGTCACTGTTTAGCCAGTCTGATCGGCTTGACTTGCCTACATCTGTTTGGCTCCGAGGCTTGGGTGATGGCGCTGGCAGTAGCGACTGCGATTGGTTGTATGCAGTTGACTCATACACTGCACCCACCCGCCGGGGCTGTCCCACTCGTCATCATCATGACAGGAGCCAGTTGGAAATTCTTTTTTACACCCGTTCTGACAGGCTCCATTTTGCTGGTGTTGTGTGCGGTTGTCTTTAATAACCTGGCCGATGATCGAAAATATCCTAAATACTGGCTTTAG
- a CDS encoding PD-(D/E)XK nuclease family protein yields the protein MSSELQRLPHYTAKTVREQGKQYYVDQQGRRLPSVTTILNATKPKAHREALANWRDRVGPAEATRISGAASRRGTGTHKQIQRYLLGEEVVCSEAVQPYWESIEPVLQQIHHIRLVEGFVFHDDLGYAGQVDCVASYQGVPCVCDWKTADKPKETLERLYDYPLQLVAYLGAANQLYQDHELNLAHGLLVVALPGLAAEVFWFEAEALSAYWQQWEARVAEFWRRARYWERKRKG from the coding sequence ATGTCTTCGGAATTGCAGCGGCTACCTCACTACACTGCCAAAACGGTGCGAGAACAAGGCAAACAATATTATGTGGATCAGCAGGGTAGACGCTTACCGAGTGTCACCACTATTCTTAATGCCACGAAGCCAAAGGCGCATCGGGAAGCCTTAGCAAATTGGCGCGATCGCGTGGGGCCAGCCGAAGCCACTCGCATTTCTGGGGCAGCAAGTCGGCGAGGAACAGGCACGCACAAGCAAATTCAGCGTTACCTATTAGGTGAAGAAGTCGTTTGCTCAGAAGCTGTGCAACCTTACTGGGAGAGCATTGAGCCTGTGTTGCAGCAAATTCACCACATCCGCTTAGTAGAAGGCTTTGTGTTTCATGACGACCTAGGCTACGCCGGACAAGTAGACTGTGTGGCTAGCTACCAGGGGGTGCCCTGTGTTTGTGATTGGAAAACGGCTGACAAACCTAAGGAAACCCTAGAGCGACTTTACGATTACCCGCTGCAACTGGTTGCCTACTTAGGTGCAGCCAATCAGCTCTATCAAGACCATGAACTAAACTTGGCCCATGGATTGTTAGTCGTAGCGCTTCCTGGTCTAGCGGCAGAAGTATTTTGGTTTGAGGCAGAGGCACTTAGCGCTTATTGGCAACAATGGGAAGCTAGAGTGGCGGAATTTTGGCGACGAGCAAGGTACTGGGAAAGAAAAAGAAAAGGATGA
- a CDS encoding DUF3038 domain-containing protein, which translates to MRSTVKPPASPRWEELPLPSQADSGQLDNIKAHLDLILLALEALAGIGSEAMLQAATDLNLEEMISDRVALWRLRQSSPLRKGQGGRKKLDVEEARSLVLISCHLAKQHQELIRRAVALLEQLAEQNKEPHQAALLGDYLDKFNNTYQERMEEGEETPPDILTHLALKLLIDLLFYSAPGGPRRFWLALLDRSRDGVAAV; encoded by the coding sequence ATGCGCTCTACTGTTAAGCCGCCTGCTTCACCTCGATGGGAAGAGCTTCCCCTGCCTTCCCAAGCTGACTCTGGCCAGCTAGACAATATCAAGGCTCATCTTGACCTGATATTGCTAGCTCTGGAGGCATTAGCAGGGATTGGCTCTGAAGCAATGCTACAAGCAGCTACAGACCTCAACCTAGAAGAGATGATCAGCGATCGCGTTGCCCTATGGCGATTGCGGCAGTCGAGCCCGCTGCGTAAGGGCCAGGGGGGGCGCAAGAAATTGGATGTTGAGGAGGCGCGATCGCTCGTTTTAATCAGTTGTCATCTTGCTAAGCAGCACCAAGAATTAATTCGTCGGGCTGTGGCACTACTTGAACAACTGGCGGAGCAAAACAAGGAACCTCATCAAGCGGCGCTGTTAGGAGATTATTTAGACAAATTCAATAACACCTACCAAGAGCGCATGGAAGAGGGGGAAGAAACTCCGCCTGACATCCTGACGCACTTGGCGCTCAAGCTGCTGATCGACTTGTTGTTCTACAGTGCCCCTGGTGGCCCCCGTCGTTTTTGGCTAGCCCTCTTGGATCGTTCACGGGATGGCGTAGCCGCTGTCTAA